The following are from one region of the Leptolyngbyaceae cyanobacterium genome:
- a CDS encoding HBL/NHE enterotoxin family protein, translated as MAIHLSKVTNNPLVPRYIKDDISKTVAALVLIKTYSKRIVEQPELHLKISDNYASFRNFSDYQTTFKQHAYYLLNCLTPSLISVASDLIDYAEMFQCFYYETQSIVPFLGKKNEAKERFVDLLDRLEKEAEKSKSNAQAMAAILQEFKSEIQSDNDKFRAELKVVNQNFDAAIEELTAFPATIPMPSSNPPKIPIISSGSQTFANIIASLADYLNQLQEPYQKITLIYTNTCLLNQVTEDFESLFETTCYICEAHKAITTEWLSILANLKSFKREISNASHNLNTVQIESNLKLANSEWDTISQKTQEMVVRVLSIKPEEMNTALN; from the coding sequence ATGGCTATTCACCTATCAAAAGTAACGAACAACCCCCTAGTACCGAGATACATAAAAGACGACATCTCAAAAACAGTAGCCGCCTTAGTTTTAATTAAAACTTATTCAAAGCGGATCGTCGAACAGCCAGAGCTTCACTTAAAAATTAGCGATAATTACGCATCTTTTAGGAATTTTTCTGACTATCAAACCACTTTCAAACAGCACGCTTATTATCTTTTAAATTGTCTGACCCCTTCTCTTATTTCTGTTGCGTCAGACCTCATCGATTACGCAGAAATGTTTCAATGTTTTTATTATGAAACCCAGTCGATCGTTCCATTCCTTGGCAAAAAGAATGAAGCAAAAGAGCGCTTTGTCGATTTGCTCGATCGCTTAGAAAAAGAAGCAGAAAAAAGCAAATCAAACGCCCAAGCAATGGCTGCAATATTACAGGAATTCAAAAGCGAAATTCAGAGCGACAATGATAAGTTTAGAGCCGAATTAAAAGTAGTTAATCAAAATTTTGATGCCGCGATCGAAGAACTTACTGCCTTTCCCGCAACCATTCCCATGCCATCGAGCAATCCACCTAAAATACCGATAATTTCGTCCGGCTCCCAAACATTCGCAAATATTATCGCGTCTTTAGCAGATTATCTCAATCAATTGCAAGAGCCTTACCAAAAAATTACCTTAATTTACACCAATACCTGCCTACTTAATCAAGTTACGGAAGATTTTGAATCTCTTTTTGAAACCACCTGTTATATATGTGAAGCTCACAAAGCAATCACTACTGAATGGTTGTCTATTTTGGCTAATCTTAAAAGCTTTAAGCGAGAGATAAGCAACGCTTCTCATAATTTAAACACCGTCCAGATCGAAAGCAATTTAAAATTGGCTAATAGTGAGTGGGATACCATCAGCCAAAAAACCCAAGAAATGGTCGTTCGCGTTCTATCTATCAAACCTGAAGAAATGAATACGGCGCTGAACTAG